One Xiphophorus maculatus strain JP 163 A chromosome 9, X_maculatus-5.0-male, whole genome shotgun sequence DNA segment encodes these proteins:
- the LOC102236834 gene encoding cell wall protein DAN4-like, whose product MPAAMHLTVLLSLLTATACRGSVVSSTVMATSASHATQSLATSSTVKTSTVTPQLQTTTQMTTSLTSTSPQTATAEKTSPSSAPLNTTTSQTSNQSVTQSQTTSQTSSQTSNQSVTQSQTTSQTSSQTSNQAVTQSQTVPLTSESLNVTAGTSGNKTSSDLSGNKENYNLVENPGLVAVICIFTIVFGLLLVVVTVKCVKSSRSDFERLEDVPMGKVNEASPFAQYTK is encoded by the exons GGAGTGTAGTTTCCTCTACTGTGATGGCTACGAGTGCTTCCCATGCAACCCAGAGCTTAGCAACGTCATCCACAGTGAAAACATCAACCGTCACACCCCAGCTTCAAACGACGACACAGATGACCACCAGTCTTACTTCAACTTCACCACAGACTGCCACAGCAGAGAAGACCAGCCCGAGCAGCGCTCCCCTGAACACGACGACCAGCCAAACGTCCAATCAGTCAGTCACTCAGAGCCAGACGACCAGCCAAACGTCCAGCCAAACGTCCAATCAGTCAGTCACTCAGAGCCAGACGACCAGCCAAACGTCCAGCCAAACGTCCAATCAGGCAGTCACTCAGAGCCAGACGGTCCCTCTAACGTCAGAGTCACTGAATGTCACAGCTGGTACATCGGGAAACAAAACCAGTTCAG ATCTTTCAGGCAACAAGGAAAATTACAACTTGGTGGAAAATCCTGGCCTGGTGGCCGTCATCTGCATCTTTACAATTGTCTTTGGCCTCCTGCTGGTGGTTGTGACGGTGAAATGTGTCAAATCTTCGAGATCCGACTTTGAGAGGCTCGAAGACGTTCCCATG gGTAAAGTGAACGAAGCCTCTCCCTTCGCTCAGTACACAAAATGA